One Streptococcus sp. VT 162 genomic window, TTTTTTGAGAATGGGATCAATCTTGTGCAAATCAATAGTTCCAATAAACTGATCATTGCTTTTTAGTTCGATTCCCCACCGTCCCAAGGGATTAGCCAAGTAGAACTGAGCGATGTTGTTCTTGGTTTCTTCTAAGCTTTGATTTGTTGGAAAAGTATAGCGTGTATTTTCTCTGTCTGAGGCATACTCAAACATAGCTTCTGCATCGTCCAAAGTTACAGGTCGGAGCAATAAACGCTCCGTTTCTATAGATGGATACTGGGCAAATTTCACAAATATTGATTCCATACTTTTCCCTCCATTAGAGCTTGATTCTCACTAGTCTAGCATAAATAAATTTGGATGACAAGTTTTTCTTGATTTTTGAAGCGGTTTCATATACAATAAAACCATCACATTTTTGATTTATGAACTAAAATGTGACAACTAAAACAAGACCGTCAATTGAAAGGTAGGTTATCTCTATGTTAATCGGAATCCCAAAAGAAATTAAAAATAACGAAAACCGCGTTGCCCTCACTCCTGCTGGCGTCCATAGTTTAGTCAGCCGTGGACATCGTGTCCTCATCGAAACAAATGCTGGTCTAGGTTCAGGATTTACTGATGCTGACTATCAAAAGCAAGGAGCTGAGATTGTCGCTACTGCTGCTGAAGCTTGGGCTGCCGAGTTGGTCGTGAAAGTAAAAGAACCACTAGCTTCTGAATATGGTTATTTGCGCGACGATCTTCTCCTCTTCACCTACTTGCACATGGCCGCTGCTCCAGAATTAGCAGATGCTATGCTAGCAGCAAAAACAACAGGAGTTGCCTATGAAACTGTTCGTGATAATCAAGGACAACTACCACTCCTCGTTCCTATGAGTGAGGTTGCTGGTCGTATGGCTGTTCAAATCGGAGCCCACTTCCTTACTAAGCAAGCTGGTGGTTCTGGTGTCCTACTAGGTGGTGT contains:
- a CDS encoding GNAT family acetyltransferase; its protein translation is MESIFVKFAQYPSIETERLLLRPVTLDDAEAMFEYASDRENTRYTFPTNQSLEETKNNIAQFYLANPLGRWGIELKSNDQFIGTIDLHKIDPILKKAAIGYIINQKYWNQGLTTEANRAVIELAFEKIGMNKLTALHDKDNPASGKVMEKSGMRFSHEEPYARMDNKEPGRMITRVHYVLTKEDYFANK